One window of Bactrocera tryoni isolate S06 chromosome 2, CSIRO_BtryS06_freeze2, whole genome shotgun sequence genomic DNA carries:
- the LOC120767939 gene encoding ubiquitin conjugation factor E4 A yields MAAAELNPFAALLNEPKEEEGFKQDLLERILLFTLRKGSASNAARSFPLISMTDIVVDADNDATVSEELLAHAIFERLMLSDPGDYLVESGGGVCDEDAVETRAICYLHRAFIACEHAKAELPEHSDACEKIRNLILTNASTCTRQPELFINQNLPTQWLEVLEHSDPADTTTQEFFVQTVVKVMAEDDQIEALGALKAIFYPMLAEVQKQLANINLITIKKNTFLTLSYFVRDKRVLQLGEVLIDYVTPNPNAKGSEYMDTLLGQLLCLSIMPKKSNGPFEFFAEISLETQHSDPSLWQLMAIHQDAVFALIKQLLVLSTTTKKKTLQWISNCLHANISRGHLWSNINLPFEQVINQNASDSFMIGLTAVLLRLCAPLCEPSMKVLLVDPTYCAVTDADRQAKQVSILKAAEETCLLPIDEHETRIVAEKFNFVTELFYMTHKAFELGYRACIERYTRMTRELHSLQTAYHDVAQTNPNNDLAKNLLRMLKEQMQQYLCMRNGLMEPTNDTHILKFFEATTIWLTEIALITEDEFKSALAKQDFAPHTRKERQIPDKCEFIPPYLKSVPENVIDNVVAYLSFSRHFPPGQFIEIYQSSHDALFKMIVLFMGSAELVKNPHLRAKLAEALEFLLPKQISGSMRNSFITRVFDSNMDRLKVVRSLLNVFVSIEMTGQSVQFEQKFNYRRPMYAIMEYLWTKEDQVQCFKDLAREAEENMEAIEPPLFLRFINLLINDAIFLLDESLSNLEQIRQLQEAQSRGEWDALSQNDRQQQLSSLHHLGQMARIDNILGRDTINILKLLTTEIKSIFCHNSMVDRIAAMLNYFLLNLVGPQKERFKVKDKKEFEFDPAQTVLEICRIYINLSSSEQFCLAISQDGRSYSSQLFNYAENILIRIGGGQLIGEISDFAAKVQRMEVQYREEQEFMADAPEEYLDPIMSTLMTDPVILPSSKVTVDRSTIARHLLSDQTDPFNRAPLTMDKVQPNNELKQKIEAWMTEKRASGRAAKS; encoded by the exons atggCTGCGGCGGAGTTGAATCCCTTCGCCGCATTACTTAACGAACCAAAAGAAGAAGAGGGCTTTAAACAAGACTTACTCGAGCGTATTCTACTTTTCACATTGCGTAAAGGTTCAGCGTCCAATGCAGCAAGAAGCTTTCCACTAATTTCTATGACTGATATAGTTGTGGATGCCGATAATGACGCAACCGTAAGCGAAGAACTATTGGCTCATGCTATTTTTGAACGCTTAATGCTTAGCGATCCTGGAGATTATTTGGTTGAATCTGGTGGTGGCGTTTGTGATGAAGACGCTGTAGAAACGCGTGCAATATGTTATCTACATCGTGCATTTATTGCATGCGAACATGCAAAAGCGGAATTACCTGAACATTCTGATGCTTGTGAAAAAATACGAAACCTTATACTAACAAATGCCAGCACTTGTACACGTCAGCCAGAATTATTTATAAATCAGAATTTACCTACACAGTGGTTAGAGGTGTTAGAACACTCTGATCCAGCAGATACAACAACTCAAGAATTCTTTGTACAAACTGTCGTCAAAGTAATGGCGGAAGATGATCAAATCGAAGCGCTGGGCGCTTTAAAAGCTATATTTTATCCAATGCTGGCTGAAGTACAAAAACAATTAGCAAACATCAATCTCATAACTATAAAGAAAAATACGTTTTTGACACTTAGTTATTTCGTACGCGACAAACGTGTACTACAATTGGGTGAAGTGCTCATCGATTATGTTACGCCCAATCCAAATGCCAAAG gtAGTGAGTATATGGATACATTGCTTGGTCAATTACTTTGTCTATCTATTATGCCCAAAAAATCAAATGGGCCATTTGAGTTCTTTGCGGAAATCAGTTTGGAGACACAACACTCTGATCCATCACTGTGGCAACTTATGGCTATTCATCAAGATGCAGTATTTGCACTTATCAAGCAATTGCTAGTATTGAGCACAACTACCAAAAAGAAGACACTGCAATGGATATCCAATTGCTTACATGCAAATATATCACGTGGCCATTTGTGGAGCAATATTAATTTGCCATTTGAGCAAGTAATAAATCAAAATGCTAGCGATTCTTTTATGATTGGTCTGACAGCGGTTCTTCTACGACTTTGCGCTCCTCTATGCGAGCCCTCAATGAAA GTTTTATTAGTCGATCCAACATATTGTGCTGTTACCGATGCTGACCGGCAAGCAAAACAAGTTAGTATATTAAAAGCTGCAGAAGAAACCTGTCTTTTGCCCATTGATGAGCATGAAACACGAATCGTGGCtgagaaatttaattttgtcacCGAATTATTTTACATGACACACAAAGCATTTGAGTTAGGCTATCGGGCCTGTATTGAACGTTACACACGCATGACGCGCGAACTGCATAGTTTACAAACAGCATATCATGATGTGGCACAAACAAATCCAAACAACGATTTAGCTAAAAATTTATTGCGTATGTTGAAGGAACAAATGCAGCAATATCTCTGCATGCGTAACGGGCTAATGGAACCCACAAATGATACGcatatactaaaatttttcgaaGCAACCACCATTTGGCTAACGGAAATCGCCCTAATTACCGAAGATGAGTTTAAATCTGCCCTCGCGAAGCAAGACTTTGCACCGCATACTCGTAAAGAACGTCAAATACCcgataaatgtgaatttataCCGCCATATTTGAAGTCAGTACCCGAAAATGTTATTGACAATGTAGTTGCTTATCTAAGTTTTAGTCGCCATTTTCCACCCGGTCAATTCATTGAGATTTATCAATCATCACATGACGCGCTATTCAAAatgattgttttatttatggGTAGTGCAGAACTCGTTAAGAATCCACATTTGCGTGCTAAGCTTGCTGAAGCATTGGAATTTTTGTTACCTAAACAAATTTCAGGCAGTATGCGTAATTCTTTCATAACTCGTGTGTTCGATAGTAATATGGATCGATTGAAGGTGGTGCGCAGTTTGTTGAATGTATTTGTTAGCATCGAAATGACTGGACAATCGGTGCAATTTGAGCAAAAATTCAACTACCGTCGGCCAATGTATGCCATTATGGAGTACTTGTGGACAAAAGAGGACCAGGTCCAATGTTTTAAAGATTTGGCTAGGGAAGCAGAAGAAAATATGGAGGCTATTGAACCGCCACTGTTTCTCCGATTCATTAATTTACTTATTAACGATGCTATATTTTTGTTGG ATGAATCGCTCTCCAATTTGGAACAAATACGACAACTACAAGAGGCGCAGAGTCGTGGTGAATGGGATGCACTATCACAGAACGATCGCCAACAGCAGTTATCGAGTCTACATCACTTAGGTCAGATGGCTCGCATCGACAATATTCTGGGCCGTGATACGATCAATATTCTCAAGTTGCTTACAACTGagattaaaagtattttttgtcacaatagcATGGTCGATCGAATTGCTGCGATGTTGAACTATTTCCTCTTGAATTTGGTCGGACCACAAAAGGAGCGTTTCAAGGTAAAAGATAAgaaagaatttgaatttgatcCAGCTCAGACGGTGTTAGAAATTTGTCGCATCTACATAAATCTTAGTAGCAGCGAACAATTTTGTTTGGCCATTTCACAAGATGGCCGCTCATATAGTTCGCAACTGTTCAACTATGCCGAGAATATACTGATACGCATTGGTGGTGGGCAATTAATTGGCGAAATAAGCGATTTCGCCGCTAAAGTTCAACGTATGGAGGTGCAATATCGCGAAGAACAAGAATTCATGGCTGACGCACCCGAAGAATATCTCGATCCGATTATGTCTACGTTAATGACAGATCCGGTAATACTGCCCAGCTCGAAAGTGACTGTAGATCGTTCGACTATAGCACGGCATTTACTCAGTGATCAAACAGATCCCTTTAATCGTGCGCCTCTGACAATGGATAAAGTGCAACCGAACAACGAACTGAAGCAGAAAATCGAAGCGTGGATGACGGAGAAACGTGCCAGCGGACGCGCCGCGAAAAGTTGA